One window of the Syntrophorhabdus sp. genome contains the following:
- a CDS encoding arylsulfatase, which produces MGRRVSFTSLGIAVGSIIAAAAGAQTTVDRTALPVSEPDYPHSTVLDVRKATPPPRFEVKAPKGAPNVLVILLDDMGFSQPGTFGGPIHMPTLQRLADQGLRYNNFHTTGVSSPTRAALLTGRNHHTCNASLVMEMATAFPGATGQRPVSVAPLATMLRYNGYATAAFGKSHETAAWEVSPSGPTDRWPTRSGFDKFYGFIGGEANQWAPALYDGMTRVETPSDPNYHLMTDMTDQAIKWVQAEKSLTPDKPFFVYFAPGATHAPHHVPKEWIAKYKGKFDQGWDKLREETLARQKKLGVVPPDTKLAPKPNAIKDWDKLSPDEKRLFARQMEIYAAFGEYADFEVGRLIDAIDSMGQLDNTLVFYIPGDNGASADGGMSGLFNEMAFFNKVDENIADILKRIDDLGGPMTYGHYAAGWAVAGDTPFTWTKAVASNYGGTRNGMVVRWPGRIKARGELRSQWHHVIDIAPTILEAAGLPEPKRVDGIEQTPIEGVSFLYTFNDARAKDRHLVQYFEIAGNRGIYHDGWLAGTVHKAVWEAAPRASLEKDRWELYNTRTDFSLAYDLAAKHPDKLKEMQDLFMTEAVKYRVLPIDDRIQERMNAAVAGRPDLMGDRTSLTVYEGMRGMSENVFINVKNRSHSITAEVQVPRDGVRGVVLAQGGRFGGWSLYVRDGKPAFTYNWLGLKRYTVASPKSLPSGKATIRYEFVYDGNGFGKGGSATLTVNGEKVAEGRIEGTHAFIFSPDEGADVGLDGETPVVEDYGVPAPHRFTGKIDKVTVDVKEMEKADKAEEDKLRADLAGKKAMAD; this is translated from the coding sequence CACCTTTGGCGGGCCGATCCATATGCCCACCCTGCAGCGTCTGGCGGATCAGGGTCTGCGCTACAACAACTTTCATACCACCGGTGTCAGTTCGCCCACGCGGGCGGCGCTTCTCACCGGGCGGAACCACCATACCTGCAACGCGTCGCTGGTGATGGAGATGGCAACCGCCTTCCCGGGGGCCACCGGCCAGCGCCCCGTCAGCGTTGCTCCCCTGGCGACGATGCTGCGCTACAACGGCTACGCCACGGCGGCATTCGGCAAGAGCCACGAGACCGCCGCGTGGGAGGTGAGCCCTTCGGGGCCGACGGACAGGTGGCCGACGCGCAGCGGCTTCGACAAATTCTACGGTTTCATTGGCGGCGAGGCGAACCAGTGGGCGCCCGCGCTCTATGATGGTATGACCAGGGTGGAAACGCCGAGCGACCCGAATTATCATCTTATGACGGACATGACCGATCAGGCCATCAAGTGGGTGCAAGCGGAGAAATCACTTACCCCCGACAAACCGTTCTTTGTGTACTTCGCTCCCGGTGCGACCCACGCGCCCCACCATGTGCCGAAAGAGTGGATCGCGAAATACAAAGGGAAGTTCGACCAGGGCTGGGACAAATTGCGGGAAGAGACGCTGGCGCGGCAGAAGAAACTGGGGGTGGTGCCTCCGGACACGAAGTTGGCGCCCAAGCCCAACGCCATCAAGGACTGGGACAAGCTGAGCCCTGACGAGAAAAGGCTTTTTGCCCGCCAGATGGAGATATATGCCGCCTTCGGTGAGTACGCCGATTTCGAGGTCGGCCGGCTCATCGATGCGATCGACAGCATGGGGCAATTGGACAACACGCTGGTCTTCTACATACCGGGTGACAATGGTGCCAGCGCCGACGGGGGCATGAGCGGCCTTTTCAATGAGATGGCCTTCTTCAACAAAGTGGATGAAAACATTGCCGATATTCTGAAGCGCATCGACGATCTGGGTGGGCCGATGACATACGGGCACTATGCCGCGGGCTGGGCGGTTGCGGGAGACACCCCGTTCACCTGGACGAAGGCGGTGGCCTCCAATTACGGGGGCACCCGTAACGGGATGGTCGTCCGCTGGCCCGGGAGGATCAAGGCCAGGGGCGAGCTCCGCTCGCAGTGGCACCATGTGATCGATATCGCCCCGACCATCCTGGAGGCCGCGGGCCTGCCCGAGCCGAAACGGGTGGATGGCATCGAGCAGACCCCCATCGAGGGTGTGAGCTTCCTTTACACCTTTAACGACGCCCGGGCAAAAGACCGCCACCTGGTCCAGTATTTCGAGATAGCCGGCAACCGCGGCATCTACCATGACGGCTGGCTTGCCGGCACCGTGCACAAGGCGGTGTGGGAGGCCGCTCCCCGGGCTTCCCTGGAAAAGGACAGGTGGGAATTGTATAATACACGGACCGATTTCAGCCTCGCGTACGACCTGGCGGCAAAGCATCCCGACAAACTCAAAGAGATGCAGGACCTCTTCATGACCGAGGCGGTGAAGTACCGGGTTCTGCCCATCGACGACCGTATTCAGGAACGCATGAACGCTGCCGTTGCCGGTCGTCCGGACCTGATGGGCGATCGGACGTCGCTCACCGTCTACGAAGGAATGCGGGGTATGTCGGAGAATGTTTTCATCAACGTGAAGAACCGGTCTCACTCGATTACCGCAGAGGTGCAGGTGCCCCGCGATGGTGTCCGGGGAGTTGTCCTCGCCCAGGGCGGACGGTTCGGGGGATGGAGTCTCTACGTCAGGGACGGAAAACCGGCATTCACTTACAACTGGCTCGGTCTCAAGCGTTACACTGTCGCCTCTCCGAAGAGCCTGCCTTCCGGGAAGGCGACCATCCGTTACGAGTTCGTCTATGACGGCAATGGCTTCGGCAAAGGCGGTTCGGCCACGCTCACCGTCAACGGTGAGAAGGTCGCCGAGGGGCGCATCGAGGGTACGCATGCCTTCATCTTTTCACCTGACGAAGGGGCCGATGTCGGTCTTGACGGGGAGACGCCGGTCGTGGAGGACTATGGAGTCCCGGCACCCCACAGGTTCACGGGCAAGATCGACAAGGTCACCGTCGACGTGAAAGAGATGGAAAAAGCCGACAAAGCGGAGGAAGACAAACTGCGGGCAGACCTGGCCGGCAAGAAAGCAATGGCTGATTGA